Proteins encoded within one genomic window of Deinococcus metallilatus:
- a CDS encoding VIT family protein codes for MSQASPHDQTFVLQKIQPALLGLMDGSVSTLAPIFAAAGLTGRPIDAFFVGLAASVGAGISMGLAEALSDDGVVSGRGTPLARGAITGVATILGGMLHTLPFLLPDLRVALSLAYAVVLVELLVIAYIRWHYMRSPLAQTVVQVIVGGGVVFGVGVWLGTLGARP; via the coding sequence ATGTCACAGGCTTCTCCCCACGACCAGACGTTCGTTCTCCAAAAAATTCAACCTGCCCTGCTCGGCCTGATGGACGGTTCGGTCAGCACCCTGGCTCCGATCTTCGCCGCCGCTGGCCTGACGGGGCGACCCATCGACGCCTTCTTCGTGGGCCTGGCCGCCTCGGTGGGGGCGGGCATCAGCATGGGGCTGGCCGAGGCGCTCAGCGATGACGGCGTCGTCTCGGGGCGCGGCACCCCCCTCGCGCGCGGCGCGATCACCGGGGTCGCCACCATCCTCGGCGGGATGCTGCACACCCTGCCCTTCCTGCTGCCCGACCTGCGCGTCGCCCTCAGCCTCGCCTACGCCGTCGTGCTGGTCGAACTGCTGGTCATCGCCTATATCCGCTGGCACTACATGCGCTCGCCGCTCGCCCAGACCGTCGTGCAGGTGATCGTGGGCGGTGGGGTCGTGTTCGGCGTCGGGGTGTGGCTGGGCACCCTCGGCGCCCGCCCCTGA